The following proteins come from a genomic window of Halomarina ordinaria:
- the trpS gene encoding tryptophan--tRNA ligase, translating into MPTNHDPDTPDAPDSTASDHAADSTTLDPRDVDYETPVERFGAAELTDDHLARFPQPPHPMLRRGVFYAGRDVDALLDACESEAPLSVVTGVGPSGPMHLGHVLPFYVAKWLQAATGAHVYLPLSDDEKYLTRDLSLADVRWYTRENLRDLLAVGFDPERTRIVVDTADADVVYPLATALSKHLTPATVEAVYGAPDSAGAGFYPAVQATHLLLPQFVRGPHTTTVPIAVDQDPHVRLARDLAAKERFDVEKPGALLARFLPALDGPGKMSTTSGDGAPTIALTDDRETVHEKVARYAYSGGQSSVAAHREHGGDPEVDVAFRYLRAFFEPDDATVERLARDYRSGDLLTGELKAYAADRIADFLDAHRARRPSDADLDAALAPYRLTDRERERALAAVGLGPDLSTAAGEH; encoded by the coding sequence ATGCCGACGAACCACGACCCCGACACACCCGACGCGCCCGACAGTACCGCTTCCGACCACGCCGCCGACTCCACGACCCTCGACCCCCGGGACGTCGACTACGAGACGCCCGTCGAGCGCTTCGGCGCCGCCGAACTGACCGACGACCACCTCGCCCGGTTCCCCCAGCCACCGCACCCGATGCTCCGTCGTGGCGTCTTCTACGCCGGTCGCGACGTCGACGCCCTGCTCGACGCCTGCGAGTCGGAGGCGCCGCTTTCGGTCGTCACCGGCGTCGGTCCCTCCGGGCCGATGCACCTCGGCCACGTCCTGCCCTTCTACGTCGCGAAGTGGTTGCAGGCGGCGACCGGCGCGCACGTCTACCTCCCGCTCTCGGACGACGAGAAGTACCTCACGCGGGACCTCTCGCTCGCCGACGTGCGGTGGTACACCCGCGAGAACCTCAGGGACCTCCTCGCGGTCGGCTTCGACCCCGAGCGCACCCGTATCGTCGTCGACACGGCCGACGCGGACGTGGTCTACCCGCTGGCGACCGCCCTCTCGAAGCACCTCACCCCGGCCACCGTCGAGGCGGTGTACGGCGCGCCCGACTCCGCCGGGGCGGGGTTCTACCCGGCGGTGCAGGCGACGCACCTCCTGCTCCCCCAGTTCGTCCGCGGCCCTCACACCACCACCGTCCCCATCGCCGTCGACCAGGACCCGCACGTCCGCCTGGCGCGCGACCTCGCCGCCAAGGAGCGGTTCGACGTCGAGAAACCGGGGGCGCTCCTCGCGCGCTTCCTCCCGGCGCTCGACGGGCCGGGCAAGATGAGTACGACGAGCGGCGACGGGGCGCCGACCATCGCCCTCACCGACGACCGCGAGACGGTCCACGAGAAGGTGGCCCGCTACGCCTACTCCGGCGGGCAATCGAGCGTCGCGGCCCACCGCGAACACGGCGGCGACCCCGAGGTCGACGTCGCCTTCCGGTACCTCCGGGCGTTCTTCGAACCGGACGACGCGACGGTCGAACGGCTGGCCCGGGACTACCGCTCGGGGGACCTCCTGACCGGCGAGCTGAAGGCGTACGCCGCAGACCGCATCGCGGACTTCCTCGACGCCCACCGGGCGCGCCGGCCGAGCGACGCCGACCTCGACGCCGCGCTCGCGCCCTACCGGCTCACCGACCGCGAGCGCGAACGGGCGCTCGCGGCCGTCGGTCTCGGCCCCGACCTGTCGACGGCCGCCGGCGAACACTGA
- a CDS encoding GNAT family N-acetyltransferase: MTEVTVRPAAAADVDGIRRVAQLGWEAAYGAFLDAETVERAMREWYDPDVVAEGIEDPSVVYRVAASDGVVGYATGRLDRATGHLTSLYVDPGRWGEGVGSRLFEAVLERLAERGAEYVEIRVLAENEVGRSFYAGRGVRLVIESETDLFGERVREVVYAGPVRSALAKA, translated from the coding sequence ATGACAGAGGTCACCGTCCGACCGGCCGCCGCCGCCGACGTCGACGGGATTCGGCGCGTCGCCCAGTTGGGATGGGAGGCCGCCTACGGGGCGTTCCTCGACGCCGAGACGGTCGAGCGCGCCATGCGCGAGTGGTACGACCCCGACGTGGTCGCCGAGGGTATCGAGGACCCGTCGGTCGTCTACCGCGTCGCCGCCTCCGACGGGGTGGTGGGCTACGCCACCGGTCGCCTCGACCGCGCGACGGGTCACCTCACCTCCCTCTACGTCGACCCCGGGCGGTGGGGCGAGGGGGTCGGGAGTCGGCTGTTCGAGGCCGTCCTCGAACGGCTCGCCGAGCGCGGGGCCGAGTACGTCGAGATTCGCGTGCTCGCCGAGAACGAGGTCGGCCGGTCGTTCTACGCTGGGCGGGGCGTCCGACTCGTCATCGAGTCGGAGACCGACCTCTTCGGCGAACGCGTCCGTGAGGTGGTCTACGCCGGCCCGGTCCGGAGTGCGCTGGCGAAGGCTTGA
- a CDS encoding KH domain-containing protein: MQHVTIPQDRIGALIGEGGETMRRIEDRAEVRLDIDSETGAVAVETVGDPVTGLMGPDIVRAIGRGFAPEEALSLLDDDMRMFELVDLDAATRNKNDLRRQKGRLIGEDGRTRQLMQELSGASVVIYGSTVGIIGGPEQVRTVRSAVEMLLDGAPHGAVYSFLERRRSEMKRQGLSYHEFSG; the protein is encoded by the coding sequence ATGCAGCACGTGACGATTCCGCAGGACCGCATCGGCGCCCTCATCGGCGAGGGCGGCGAGACGATGCGGCGAATCGAGGACCGGGCCGAGGTGCGACTCGACATCGACTCCGAGACCGGTGCGGTCGCCGTCGAGACGGTCGGCGACCCCGTCACCGGGCTGATGGGTCCCGACATCGTCCGCGCCATCGGCCGCGGGTTCGCCCCCGAGGAGGCGCTCTCCCTGCTCGACGACGACATGCGGATGTTCGAACTCGTCGACCTCGACGCCGCGACCAGAAACAAGAACGACCTCCGGCGACAGAAGGGCCGACTCATCGGCGAGGACGGCCGGACCCGTCAGCTCATGCAGGAACTCTCCGGCGCGTCCGTCGTCATCTACGGCTCGACCGTCGGTATCATCGGCGGCCCCGAGCAGGTCCGTACCGTCCGGAGCGCGGTCGAGATGCTCCTCGACGGTGCGCCCCACGGGGCGGTCTACTCGTTCCTCGAACGCCGTCGCAGCGAGATGAAGCGCCAGGGGCTGAGCTACCACGAGTTCTCGGGGTAG
- the paaK gene encoding phenylacetate--CoA ligase PaaK produces the protein MVWNDIETASRERVRERQDDRLADVFSHVYENVPFYRERLDEAGLSPGDVDGVADLDRLPFTTKEDLRDTYPDGLFAVADDEMRCIHASSGTTGAPKIIGYTRSDLDLWREVMARSLTAAGVERGQTVQNAYGYGLFTGGLGVHHGCDEVGATVIPIGGGQTKRQLQLLSDLGSETLTCTPSYALYLAEAAEEAGVDLADLPLSTVIFGAEPCTEPMRAAIEERLDVTGVDIYGLSEVIGPGVAIECAEAQAGLHLWDDHFYPEVVDPGTGEVLEEGEEGELVLTTLTKEGLPVLRYRTGDMTSLRFDECDCGRTTARMDNVTGRADDLLIVRGVNLYPSEIEATILDIEGVEPQYRIDLHRAAELDEIEITVERASEYDGDVRALRERVQRELDAQLAFSPDAVRMVDPGGIERQETGKVKRVFDHREVE, from the coding sequence ATGGTCTGGAACGACATCGAGACCGCCTCACGCGAGCGCGTCCGCGAACGTCAGGACGACCGCCTCGCCGACGTGTTCTCGCACGTCTACGAGAACGTCCCCTTCTACCGCGAGCGCTTGGACGAGGCCGGACTCTCCCCCGGGGACGTCGACGGCGTCGCGGACCTCGACCGCCTCCCGTTCACCACCAAGGAGGACCTCCGCGACACCTACCCCGACGGGCTGTTCGCCGTCGCGGACGACGAGATGCGCTGCATCCACGCCTCCTCGGGGACGACCGGCGCACCGAAGATAATCGGCTACACCCGCTCGGACCTCGACCTCTGGCGGGAGGTGATGGCCCGCTCGCTGACGGCGGCGGGCGTCGAGCGAGGGCAGACCGTCCAGAACGCCTACGGCTACGGGCTGTTCACCGGCGGCCTCGGCGTCCACCACGGCTGCGACGAGGTGGGGGCGACGGTCATCCCCATCGGCGGCGGTCAGACGAAACGCCAGCTCCAGCTCCTCTCCGACCTCGGGAGCGAGACGCTCACCTGCACGCCCTCCTACGCGCTCTACCTCGCCGAGGCGGCCGAGGAGGCGGGCGTCGACCTCGCGGACCTCCCGCTCTCGACCGTCATCTTCGGTGCGGAGCCGTGTACCGAACCCATGCGGGCGGCCATCGAGGAGCGCCTCGACGTCACCGGCGTCGACATCTACGGGCTCTCGGAGGTCATCGGGCCCGGCGTCGCCATCGAATGTGCGGAGGCACAGGCCGGCCTCCACCTCTGGGACGACCACTTCTACCCGGAGGTCGTCGACCCGGGGACGGGCGAGGTCCTGGAGGAGGGCGAGGAGGGCGAACTGGTGCTCACGACGCTGACGAAGGAGGGCCTCCCCGTCCTGCGCTACCGGACGGGCGACATGACCAGCCTCCGGTTCGACGAGTGCGACTGCGGACGGACGACCGCCCGGATGGACAACGTCACCGGCCGGGCCGACGACCTCCTCATCGTTCGCGGGGTCAACCTCTACCCGAGCGAGATCGAGGCCACGATACTCGACATCGAGGGCGTCGAACCGCAGTACCGCATCGACCTCCACCGCGCCGCCGAACTCGACGAGATAGAGATAACCGTCGAACGGGCCAGCGAGTACGACGGTGACGTCAGGGCGCTCAGGGAGCGCGTCCAGCGGGAACTCGACGCGCAACTCGCGTTCTCGCCCGACGCCGTGAGGATGGTCGACCCGGGCGGCATCGAGCGTCAGGAGACCGGGAAGGTCAAGCGCGTGTTCGACCACCGCGAGGTGGAGTGA
- a CDS encoding MaoC/PaaZ C-terminal domain-containing protein produces MAYSYEPHYFEDMEVGTTFESAGRTITEADFVFHSAFAGDWTELHTNKEYSEDGPFGERIGHGPMTFILTTGLVQRCGFVERTVVAFLGMNYMDIPNPVYIGDTVQAEFEVTERRAFESREDAGLVVIDAHTTNQDGEEVFAGDMKFMFKRRE; encoded by the coding sequence ATGGCGTACAGCTACGAGCCGCACTACTTCGAGGACATGGAGGTCGGCACGACCTTCGAGAGCGCCGGTCGAACCATCACCGAGGCGGACTTCGTCTTCCACTCCGCGTTCGCGGGCGACTGGACGGAACTCCACACGAACAAGGAGTACTCCGAGGACGGACCCTTCGGGGAGCGCATCGGGCACGGCCCGATGACGTTCATCCTCACGACGGGCCTGGTCCAGCGCTGCGGGTTCGTCGAGCGCACCGTCGTCGCCTTCCTCGGGATGAACTACATGGACATCCCGAACCCCGTCTACATCGGCGACACCGTCCAGGCGGAGTTCGAGGTGACCGAGAGACGTGCGTTCGAGAGCCGCGAGGACGCCGGCCTCGTCGTCATCGACGCCCACACCACCAATCAGGACGGCGAGGAGGTGTTCGCGGGCGACATGAAGTTCATGTTCAAGCGCCGCGAGTAG